A single region of the Candidatus Paceibacterota bacterium genome encodes:
- a CDS encoding arylsulfatase translates to MKPRRALMLMLLGCICSWMQAAPAPDGRPNVLIVLTDDQGMGDFSCYGNPVLKTPNLDRLRGQSVRFTDFHVAPMCTPTRGQLLTGLDAVRNGATSVTGGRSFIRPGIPTMPEMFAAAGYRTGLFGKWHLGDNYPHRPVDRGFQEAVHIRGWGFTSAPEFANTLWDGRYLHNGVEKKFTGYCTDFWFDRAMAWMKERREARQPFFCYLPLNAPHIPLDAPKKYTAPYEATALDAPQKYSYEGKGPAKFFGMIANIDENMDRLETFLRDTGLRDNTILIFMTDNGGTAGVKVWNAGLREGKTTFYDGGHRVPCWIRWPAGGLGEPRDLSTPTQIQDLLPTLLELCGVKAPASARFDGLSLAGLLHGRGQLPDRKLVVQYSRARLEKWESAVIWNQWRLVHGKELYDTTADRAQSADVAEKRSDIVAQLRAHYESWWKELEPLSGGFVTTSLGAAAQPVVNLTSSDWQDVYVDNSRHVRQANGGPRGGHWNVRVERAGEYEVSVRRWPPEVDTALAAPNGTPSRALPITGARLMVAGHELSAKAAAGDKAVTFRARLPAGPTQLQAWFTDRAGKDLCGAFYATVQLLP, encoded by the coding sequence ATGAAGCCACGTCGTGCCCTGATGCTGATGCTCCTGGGATGCATTTGCTCCTGGATGCAAGCAGCGCCGGCTCCCGATGGCAGGCCAAACGTCCTGATTGTCCTCACCGACGACCAGGGCATGGGGGATTTCTCCTGCTATGGGAACCCGGTGCTCAAGACGCCGAACCTCGATCGGCTGCGCGGGCAAAGCGTCCGGTTCACCGACTTCCACGTCGCGCCGATGTGCACGCCGACGCGCGGCCAATTGCTCACCGGCCTGGATGCTGTGCGCAACGGCGCCACCTCCGTCACGGGCGGCCGATCGTTCATCCGGCCCGGCATTCCGACGATGCCCGAGATGTTTGCCGCCGCCGGGTATCGCACGGGCCTCTTTGGCAAGTGGCATCTGGGCGACAATTATCCCCATCGCCCGGTGGATCGCGGTTTCCAGGAAGCGGTCCACATCCGCGGCTGGGGTTTCACCTCGGCACCGGAGTTTGCCAACACGCTTTGGGATGGGCGTTACTTGCACAACGGAGTTGAGAAGAAGTTCACCGGCTACTGCACCGATTTCTGGTTCGACCGCGCCATGGCCTGGATGAAGGAACGACGCGAGGCGCGCCAGCCGTTTTTCTGCTACCTCCCGCTGAACGCTCCGCATATCCCGCTCGACGCGCCGAAGAAATACACGGCGCCCTACGAGGCTACCGCCCTCGACGCGCCTCAGAAATACAGCTACGAAGGGAAAGGCCCGGCCAAATTCTTCGGCATGATTGCCAATATTGACGAGAACATGGACCGGCTCGAAACGTTCCTGCGCGACACCGGCTTGCGCGACAACACCATTCTCATTTTCATGACCGACAATGGCGGGACGGCGGGCGTAAAGGTGTGGAATGCCGGCCTGCGCGAGGGGAAGACCACGTTCTATGATGGCGGGCACCGCGTGCCATGCTGGATACGCTGGCCGGCCGGCGGTTTGGGCGAACCGCGCGACCTTTCCACTCCAACGCAGATTCAGGATCTTCTCCCGACGTTGCTTGAGCTGTGCGGAGTGAAAGCGCCTGCCTCCGCCCGGTTCGACGGCCTGAGCCTCGCCGGTCTCCTGCATGGGCGGGGGCAGCTTCCCGACCGCAAGCTGGTGGTTCAATACAGCCGCGCCCGGCTGGAGAAGTGGGAATCCGCCGTCATCTGGAACCAATGGCGGTTGGTTCACGGCAAAGAGCTTTACGACACCACCGCCGACCGGGCGCAGTCGGCGGACGTGGCGGAAAAGCGCTCCGACATCGTGGCGCAGTTGCGCGCGCACTACGAAAGCTGGTGGAAGGAATTGGAGCCGCTGTCGGGCGGGTTTGTGACCACCAGCCTCGGTGCGGCGGCGCAACCGGTCGTCAATCTGACCAGCTCAGACTGGCAGGATGTCTATGTGGACAACTCGCGGCATGTCCGGCAGGCCAATGGCGGACCGCGGGGCGGGCACTGGAACGTGCGCGTCGAGCGCGCCGGCGAGTATGAAGTCAGCGTGCGCCGCTGGCCGCCAGAGGTGGACACCGCCCTGGCGGCACCGAACGGCACGCCCAGCCGGGCGCTGCCCATTACCGGAGCCAGGCTGATGGTGGCCGGCCACGAACTGTCCGCCAAAGCCGCTGCCGGCGACAAAGCCGTCACCTTCCGCGCCAGGCTCCCTGCCGGCCCGACGCAATTGCAGGCCTGGTTCACGGACCGCGCCGGGAAGGACCTTTGCGGCGCCTTCTACGCCACCGTCCAACTTCTCCCTTGA
- a CDS encoding S1/P1 nuclease, protein MQNTLYILIALLLWTFPAAAWNGLGHRTVAELAWRQMDAAERQAAADLLRQHPHYKQILTAQTPPGVDTNHWAFLTGAVWLDLVRPAKQGQPPKPRSITKYDVYPHAIGHPFRRPAERGPVSLDKFVIAKPNAEMVLSNALVTLRKPKASARDRAVSLCVALHLFGDLHQPLHTANLVTRDKPKGHGLGGSFLVRDERGEVANLHTYWDYAPGADSSYSGVMALADSLAAAPELQPARLPEYQQNRAIPAWVQETYRVAVDFSYAENRVKWALATDVKSGKVPTSAVPALTADYVRDTQTAMRRRLAIAGLRLRDALKQAW, encoded by the coding sequence ATGCAAAACACGTTGTATATCCTGATCGCGCTGCTTCTGTGGACCTTTCCCGCAGCAGCGTGGAACGGGCTCGGGCACCGGACCGTAGCGGAGTTGGCGTGGCGTCAGATGGACGCGGCCGAGCGCCAGGCCGCCGCAGACCTGTTGCGTCAACATCCGCACTACAAGCAGATACTTACCGCCCAAACTCCTCCTGGCGTGGACACGAACCACTGGGCCTTCCTGACCGGTGCAGTGTGGCTGGACTTGGTGCGCCCCGCCAAGCAGGGCCAGCCGCCCAAGCCGCGCTCGATCACCAAGTACGATGTGTATCCCCATGCCATCGGCCATCCGTTCCGGCGGCCCGCCGAGAGGGGGCCTGTCTCGTTGGACAAGTTCGTTATTGCCAAACCGAATGCCGAAATGGTCCTGTCCAACGCACTGGTCACCCTGCGGAAACCGAAAGCCAGCGCGCGCGACCGGGCGGTCAGCCTGTGCGTGGCGCTGCACCTGTTCGGCGATTTGCACCAACCGCTGCATACCGCCAATCTGGTCACCCGGGATAAGCCCAAGGGACATGGCCTCGGCGGCTCTTTCCTGGTGCGTGACGAGCGCGGAGAAGTGGCCAACCTTCACACTTACTGGGACTATGCGCCCGGTGCCGATTCATCCTATTCAGGCGTGATGGCCCTGGCAGATAGCCTGGCCGCCGCGCCTGAACTCCAGCCGGCCCGGCTGCCGGAGTATCAACAGAACCGTGCCATCCCCGCCTGGGTCCAGGAGACTTACCGCGTCGCCGTGGACTTCAGCTACGCGGAGAACCGCGTCAAGTGGGCGCTGGCCACGGACGTAAAGTCCGGCAAAGTTCCCACCTCCGCCGTTCCGGCCCTGACGGCGGACTACGTCCGCGACACGCAAACTGCGATGCGGCGCCGTCTCGCCATCGCCGGCCTGCGCCTGAGGGACGCCTTAAAACAAGCCTGGTGA
- a CDS encoding arylsulfatase, with translation MRIAALTICLLLSLLPVQSASRPNILLILADDIGFSDLHCCGGEINTPNLDSLAGNGLLFTQFYNTARCCPTRAALLTGLYSHQAGVGHMMVDRGHPGYRSNLNRECVTLAEVLRPAGYRTYMCGKWHVTNKDGPTDDNSNWPLQRGFDKFYGTIRGYGNFFDPSALCRQNTYITPENDPEYKPKVFYYTDALSDNAVRFLQQHQQQSPDKPFFMYLAYTAAHWPMQALEKDIAKYRGKYDQGYEPIRRARLARLKELGLINPDWDCAPTVGDWSSVERKRWEARCMEVFAAMIDNMDQGIGRILAELKTSGRLDNTVIFYLNDNGACAEDMGRTRLPLPSAAELKPMSPDTLQTRIRLPMQTRDGRAVKSGRQVMPGPATSYIAYGRDWANVSNTPFREYKHWVHEGGISTPLIVHWPDGIPAARRGKLETQPGHLIDFMATCLELSGAAYPSEYQGKPIKPMEGISLLPAFQGKPLKRTAPLFWEHESNRAVREGRWKLVAKADQPWELYDMEKDRTEMHDLAATHPQEVQQLSAKWDAWAARANVLPLGGWKEIQPK, from the coding sequence GTGAGAATAGCAGCACTTACTATTTGCCTCCTGCTCAGCCTCCTGCCTGTTCAGAGCGCGAGCCGGCCGAACATCCTCCTCATTCTCGCCGACGACATCGGCTTCTCCGACCTCCACTGCTGCGGCGGTGAAATCAACACGCCGAACCTTGATTCGCTGGCCGGGAACGGCCTCCTCTTTACCCAGTTCTACAACACCGCCCGCTGTTGCCCCACGCGCGCCGCCCTGCTCACCGGTCTCTACTCGCACCAGGCCGGCGTCGGCCACATGATGGTGGATCGCGGCCATCCCGGCTACCGCAGCAACCTTAACCGCGAGTGCGTGACCCTCGCCGAAGTCCTGCGCCCCGCCGGCTACCGCACCTACATGTGCGGCAAGTGGCACGTCACCAACAAGGATGGCCCCACCGACGACAACTCCAACTGGCCTCTCCAGCGCGGCTTCGACAAGTTCTACGGCACCATCCGCGGCTATGGCAACTTCTTCGATCCCTCCGCGCTCTGCCGCCAGAACACCTACATCACGCCAGAGAATGATCCCGAGTACAAGCCCAAGGTGTTCTACTATACCGACGCGCTCAGCGATAACGCGGTGCGCTTCCTCCAGCAGCATCAGCAGCAATCGCCGGACAAGCCGTTCTTCATGTATCTGGCCTACACCGCGGCTCACTGGCCTATGCAGGCCCTGGAAAAGGACATCGCCAAGTACCGCGGCAAGTATGACCAGGGCTATGAGCCCATTCGCCGGGCGCGCCTGGCGCGGCTCAAAGAGCTTGGCCTCATCAACCCCGACTGGGACTGCGCCCCCACCGTCGGCGACTGGTCGAGCGTGGAGCGCAAGCGCTGGGAAGCCCGCTGCATGGAAGTCTTTGCCGCCATGATTGACAACATGGACCAGGGCATCGGCCGCATCCTGGCCGAACTCAAGACCTCCGGCCGCCTCGACAACACAGTCATCTTCTACCTCAACGACAACGGCGCCTGCGCCGAGGACATGGGCCGCACCCGCCTGCCTCTACCGTCCGCTGCCGAGCTCAAGCCGATGAGCCCAGACACCCTCCAGACCCGCATCCGGCTGCCGATGCAGACGCGCGACGGCCGTGCCGTGAAATCCGGCCGCCAGGTGATGCCGGGACCGGCGACCAGCTACATCGCCTACGGCCGCGACTGGGCCAACGTTTCCAACACCCCCTTCCGGGAATACAAACACTGGGTGCACGAGGGCGGCATCAGCACGCCATTGATCGTGCATTGGCCGGACGGCATCCCTGCCGCCCGCCGCGGCAAACTCGAAACCCAGCCCGGCCACCTCATAGATTTCATGGCCACTTGCCTCGAACTGTCCGGCGCCGCCTACCCCAGTGAATATCAGGGCAAGCCGATCAAGCCCATGGAAGGCATCTCCTTGTTGCCCGCTTTCCAGGGCAAGCCGCTCAAACGCACCGCGCCTTTGTTCTGGGAACACGAAAGCAACCGCGCCGTCCGCGAAGGCCGCTGGAAGCTTGTCGCCAAGGCCGATCAGCCTTGGGAACTCTACGATATGGAGAAGGACCGCACGGAAATGCACGATCTCGCCGCGACGCACCCACAGGAAGTTCAACAGCTCTCGGCCAAGTGGGATGCCTGGGCCGCGCGCGCCAACGTTCTGCCCCTGGGCGGCTGGAAAGAGATTCAACCAAAGTAA
- a CDS encoding cellulase family glycosylhydrolase — MNIKHLPITALVVCLIGCGTVPRDEAGTQARQWTPPESQAWYKSQPWLVGCNFIPSTAINQLEMWQADTWDPATIDRELGWAADLGFTSVRVFLHDLLWQQDKKGFLKRMDQFLDLARKHDIGVMFVLFDGVWDPFPRLGRQREPRPHIHNSGWVQSPGAEVLRDPARQDVLKDYVQGVVGRFRNDRRVQVWDVFNEPDNPVPQYRDVELKNKAEVALALLEKACGWAREVRPSQPLTSGVWIGNWADPAKLTPMERFQIEESDVISFHSYGNLEEAKKCVQNLRRYNRPILCTEYMARPNGSRFDPILGYFQQDNVGAYNWGFVNGKSQTIYPWDSWKKEYRAEPPVWFHDIFRANGSPYDPAETEYIKAVTSRARR; from the coding sequence ATGAATATCAAACACCTACCTATCACTGCGCTTGTAGTTTGCCTGATTGGCTGCGGCACTGTGCCGCGCGACGAGGCTGGCACCCAAGCCCGGCAATGGACCCCACCCGAGAGCCAGGCTTGGTACAAGTCGCAACCCTGGCTGGTCGGCTGCAACTTCATCCCCAGCACCGCCATTAACCAACTGGAGATGTGGCAGGCGGACACGTGGGATCCGGCGACGATTGACCGCGAGCTCGGCTGGGCTGCCGACCTGGGTTTCACCAGCGTGCGCGTCTTTCTCCATGACCTGCTCTGGCAGCAGGATAAGAAGGGCTTTCTCAAGCGGATGGACCAGTTTCTGGACCTGGCCCGGAAGCACGACATCGGCGTCATGTTTGTGCTGTTCGACGGCGTGTGGGATCCGTTTCCCAGGCTGGGCCGGCAGCGGGAGCCGCGACCGCATATCCACAATTCCGGCTGGGTCCAGAGCCCCGGCGCGGAGGTGCTGCGCGACCCGGCCCGCCAGGATGTTCTGAAGGACTATGTGCAAGGCGTGGTCGGCCGTTTCCGCAACGACCGGCGCGTGCAGGTTTGGGACGTCTTCAATGAGCCGGATAATCCTGTGCCGCAGTATCGCGACGTTGAGCTGAAGAATAAGGCGGAAGTCGCGCTGGCATTGCTAGAAAAGGCCTGCGGCTGGGCGCGCGAGGTTCGCCCTTCGCAGCCACTGACCTCCGGCGTCTGGATCGGCAACTGGGCTGACCCGGCCAAACTGACTCCGATGGAGCGATTCCAGATCGAGGAGTCCGATGTGATCAGCTTCCACTCCTATGGGAATCTGGAAGAAGCGAAGAAGTGCGTGCAGAATCTGCGGCGCTACAACCGGCCGATTCTCTGCACCGAGTACATGGCGCGCCCGAACGGCAGCCGCTTTGATCCCATCCTCGGCTATTTTCAGCAGGATAATGTCGGCGCTTACAACTGGGGATTTGTGAATGGGAAGTCGCAAACGATTTATCCCTGGGATTCGTGGAAGAAGGAGTATCGGGCCGAACCGCCGGTCTGGTTCCACGATATCTTCCGCGCCAACGGGTCGCCCTACGACCCGGCGGAGACCGAGTATATCAAGGCCGTAACTTCCCGCGCACGGCGCTGA